The Pseudoxanthomonas sp. SL93 genome segment CCATCTTGCCGCCCGGCAGGCAGAAGGCGTTGGCCTGGTCGGACTGGATGACGTTGACGTCCCAGTCGAAGGACTTCCAGTGGCCGCTGGGCTGCAGGCCGTGCTCGGCGGCGATCTCGGCTTCCACCACGCCGATCTTGTTGATCAGCCGCTGGGCGATGCCGCGCACCTGCTGCGCGATCTGCGAGTTGGGGTCCACCGGCTGTTCCTGCGACAGGATTTCCTGGTAGGCCTGCAGGCCGAGGGCTTTTTCTTCCTCCACCCCGATGGAGCCGTCGATCAGCACCTTCTCGCCGGTGTAGGGGTCCTCCACGCGGTTGGAAAACCAGTAGAACGCCGCGTAGCCGGCAAAGCCGAGCAGGATCAGCCAGCGCACATTGCCGAACAGGCCACGCCGCTGCCCACCCTGCTGCCCGTAACCGGACCGTCCATAAGGATCTTGCCTCATCACCCTCTCCCTGGCGGCTAGATGCCGCGAACGACGCGGAAACCCACCCGCGCATTAGTCATATCCGAATCCGAGGACGAACGCCACGCCGCGCGCGCATGCGCCGGCGAACTGGCCCAGGAACCGCCGCGGACCACGCGCGAGCGGCAGCCGGGATTGAACCACGCCGCGCCGTCGGCCGGCGCGCGCCGGTAGCTGGCGTGCCAGCAGTCGGCGACCCACTCGCTGGTGTTGCCGCCCAGGTCCTTCAGGCCCCAGGCGTTGGCGCGGAAACGGCCGACCGGCGCCGGCCCCCAGTAGCCGTCGCCGTAACCGGTGAAGGCGTTGTTCCAGTGCCGCCCGCCGGGCGAGGTGTCGTTGCCGCCGGTGAGGTTGCCGAAGCCGCGCGGCGGCTGTGCGTTGCCCCACGGGTAGCGGCCCTGCTGGCCGGCACGCAGGGCATATTCGTACTCGGCCTCGCTGGGCAGGCGGTAGCTGTGCCCGGTCTGCCCGGCCAGCCATTCGGCGTAGGCTTCCGCGTCGTAGACGCTGACGTGCAACACCGGCATGTCGTCGCTGGCCGGCTCGCCGGCGTAGTCCGACCGCCAGTCCACGCCGCTGCGCCGCACGAAGTTGCCGCTGCGCTCGTCATAGACGATGGAGTGCCCGCGGCGCGTGGCGCGGGGTCGGTACTGGGTGGCTTCCACGAAGCGGCGGAACTCGCCCACCGTCACCGCATGGCGCGACATGGCGAAGCCGCGGTCGAAGCGGACGTAGTGCGCGGGTTTTTCGGCATCGGCGGCCTCCGGTTCGTCGTCGGCGGCGCCCATGCGGAAACCGCCATGCGGCACCACCACCATCTCCGGCCCGCGGCCACCGTGGTACAGCGCATCGGTGAACGCCTGGCCCGGGCGGAACAGACCGTAGTGGGTGGCCAGGTCGATGCGCTGGCGGAAATCCGCCGCCACGCGATTACCCGGTTCGGCGATGCGCAGCACTTCGGCCAGCTTGCCGCGCGCGTCCTTCAGGCCCGCTGCCGTGGTGACGTCGCGCAGGCCGCTGTCGCGCAGTTCGACGATGCGCGCAAGACGGATGGCCTCGACGCGCTGCCGCGCATCGGCCACCGTATCGGCGTCTTCGCGCACCTTCGCCGCATGGCCCAGCCAGCGACGTGCGGTGTCGAAATCGCTGGCCAGCGCCGCGTCTTCCGCGCGCCGGATCATCGCGCTTTCCACCGCGGCCACGCCTTGCCGTGCGCGGGGCTGTCCCGCTTTCCATTTCAGCACTTCACGGAACCCGGCGAGCGCACCACCGCCGTTTTCGCCCAGCCTGCCTTCGCGCAGGGCGCGCTCGCTGGCCAGGTTCAGCCGCGTGAGCTGCTCAACCTCGTCCACCCGCGCAAGATAGGCTTCCACCGCCTCGTCATCGGGCGACACGGTCCGCGCGACCGCGGCGATCTGGCGGGCACGGCGCAGCGATTCGGTGCGGTCTTCCGCCACCGCCAGTGCCTGCGCGCCCTGCGCCAGCAAGCGGTCCAGGCTGCGCTCCAGGCCCGCCTTTGCGCGGGCCTCGTCCGGCACCTGCCGCAACACGGCCAGGTAGAGCGGGATGGCATCGCCGGGAGTGTCGAACAGGCGCCCGTCGCGGAGGGCCTGGTCGGCGCGGCGCAGCGTGGCGGCGGTGGGCTCGTCCGCCAGGTCGACGGCGGGCGGCTGCCAGGTGAGTTCCTCGATACGGCTGTCGTCGCCACTGACGGTCACGCTGGGCATGCGTGCCGGCCCGTCGGGCGTGCTGTCGTCCGTGGTCGGCGCGGCGTCGCGCGAACAGGCGCACAGCAGCAGCGAGGACAGCACCAGCATGTTGAGGATCGCGCGCAAACAACCTCCGTGCGTCGGGCGGGCCATCGCCCGACCTGAACGGACAAAGTGGCCCGGCCGTGCGACGTTAGGCTATTGTCCCCTGCCTGAGCAAACGACGCACCTCGCGGAGATTTCGTGCCCCACTGGATAGACAACCCCACCGTGCTGGACGCGTACCTGCAGTCCCGCCCGGCCCGCATCGGCCTGGATACCGAATTCGTCCGCGAACGCACGTACTGGCCGCAGCTCGCACTGGTGCAGATCGCGGTGAACGACGAAGTGCTGCTGGTGGATCCGCTGGCGCCCGGCATGGCCGATGCCCTGCGGCCCTGGCTGACCGACACCAGCATCACCAAGGTCATGCACAGCGCCAGTGAAGACCTGGTGGCGTTCAAGTTCACCTGCGGCGTGCTGCCCACGCCGTTGTTCGACACGCAGATCGCCGCCGCCCTGGCCGGCGTGGCCGCGGGCATCGGCTATCAGAAACTGGTCGAACGCATCACCGGCGTCACCCTGCCAAAGGGCGAGACGCGCTCGGACTGGCTGCGCCGGCCGTTGAGCGAGTCGCAACTGCACTATGCCGCCGACGACGTGCGCTACCTGTTCGCCGTGCACGACGCGCTGGAGGCCCAGCTTCGCGACACCGGACGCCTGCAATGGCTGCAGGACGACTGCGCGCGCTTTGTCGAACTGGCTGCGCAGGACGACCTGGAACGCTGGCCGCACCTGTCCATGCGCAGCGCGCAGTTCCTCGACGCGGGCGCGCAACGCCGGCTGGTCCGCCTGCTGCGCTGGCGCGACGTGCAGGCACGCAGCAGCGACAAGCCGCGCAGCTGGATCCTGGACAACGAACTGGCGGTGGGACTGGCGCGCAATCCGCCCGAGGATCGCGCCGCGCTGCAGAAGGTGTTCGACGCGCAACCCAAGGCGCCGCGCAAGCTGGCCGATGCCGTCTGGACGGCGCTCACCACACCCTTGGCTGACGAAGACGACACGCCACTGGCCCGCAATGCCAGCGACGGCGACAAGGCGGCGCTGAAGCGCTTGCAGGATGCGGTGTCCCAGCGCAGTGCCGACCTTGGCCTGCCCGATGGCGTGCTGGCGTCGCGCCGGTACCTGGAAGCGCTGCTGGAATCCGGCGATTGGCCCGCGGCGCTTTCCGGCTGGCGCCGGGCCGAACTGGAGCCCGTGCTGGCGCCGTTGCTGAACCCGGCAGGCTTGGCATCGCCCACGCCTGCGGGCTAGAATCGCCGCGTCCATACCGGGGCCATAGCTCAGCTGGGAGAGCGCGTCGTTCGCAATGACGAGGTCGGGAGTTCGATCCTCCCTGGCTCCACCAAACATCAGAAAGGCCAGGCGAAAGCCTGGCCTTTTTTGTTGCCCGCGGTCCGCCGCCGGTACGGACAAAGAAAAGGCCCGCCGGCAGTACGCCGACGGGCCCGATCAAGTCCCGGGAGGAGGATCAGAACTTGTAGTTCACGCCCAGCAGGTAGGTACGACCCCACTCGATGTATTCCAGCGGACGGTCCTTCGTGCCGGCATAGGTCTGGTAAGCCTCATCGGTGAGGTTGCTCACCTGGAACAGGATGCTCAGCCCACCCAGTGCATGGCCGTCGGCGAACGAGTAGCTCACCTGCGCATCGGTGATGTCCTCGCCGACCACGTAGCGCAGCGTACGGTCGCCGTCGAAGTTGCCGATCTCACCGATGAAGTCCGAACGCTTGCGCTGGCTGACGCGCGCTTCGAATCCGTTGCGTTCGTAGTACGCGGTCAGGTTGTACACGCGCTCGGACAGGCCGGGCAGCATGATGTTCTCCGTACCCACGCTGTTCGTCGCGCCGGGGGGCGGCGGGATGGTGATGTCGCTGTCGTTGAAGCCGGCGCTGGCGATGACGCCGAAGCCCGCCAGCGTTTCGCTGAACAGGTCGAACGGAATCGACGCCGTCAGTTCCAGGCCTTTCAGCGTGCCACCCTCGCCGTTGTATGGCGACGTGAAACGACCGGTGGTCTGGGTCGGCGGCTCGCCCGGACCCGGCACGTAGTCCACCAGGAAATCGGTGAAGTCGTAGCCATCGCGCGACTCGGTGAAGATGTAGGTGCGCAGGTCCTTGTAGAAGAAGGCGGCCGAGATGTACGCCTTGGTGCCGAAGTACTTCTCGTACGACAGGTCGAAGGCATACGCACGCCACGGATCCAGTTCCGGGTTGCCGCCGCTGCCGCCGGGTTCACCGGTGGCGGTGTTGACGCCGAACTCCAGCGAGGCACGCAGCTCATCCACGCGGGGACGGGCCACCTGCTCGGCCAGGCCGACGCGCAGCGTCTGGTCGGCAGGCAGCGAGAATGCCAGGTTCAGGCTCGGCAGCACATCGGTGTAGGTCTTGCCGCGTTCGATCGGCTGCACTTCACTGCCGGCCGGCTGCGTGCTGTCCCAGTAGCGCGAGCTGGACGACTGGTCCACATGCTGGACCTGCACGCCGATATTGCCGCGCACCGGCACCGAACCCCATTCCGTGTCGATGTTGGCGCGCACGAAGCCGGTGGTGATTTCTTCGTTGACGTCCCACGCCTTCGGAATCAGGTACGACAGGTTGTCGACCGGATTGAAGGTCATGTAACGCGCGACAGCGGCCGGCACGTTCCAGGACGGGATGTAGCCGACGCCGGCAAAGTTCAGGTCGACCAGTCCGTACTGCAGGTCGGAACCGATCGGCGTGACACCCTGCGGGCCCAGGTTGATGTTGCCTTCCGGCTGGCGCTTCAGCTTGTGGCGGTCGGCGTAGTTGACGCCCACGTCGAAGTCGGCGAACCAGCCCAGCATTTCCGGCGCCGGCAGCGTGGCGGCCAGCTTGAAGGCCTTCAGTTCGTCTTCGACCTTGGGGGTCTTGCCGTAGCCCGAGCCATAGATGGTGTTGGCCAGGTACAGCGATTCGGGATTGGAATAGTCGAAGCCCGGATTCAGCTGCGAGAAGCCGCCGCTGCGGAAGGCCAGCGCCACCGAATCCAGTTGCGGCGCGGGCAGCAGCTGGGTGTTGTTCTCCAGGTTGATCTCGTCGCGCTTGGTCTTGGACCAGCTGAGGTCGGCGACGATCCTGGCCTGGCCCACGTTGAACTCGTTGTTCCAGCCGAACGCGTTGATCTCGTCTTCGCGGTAGTTGTACATGCCGCGCACCAGCGGGTACACGTTGTTGGCGGTGCCGCCGGTGAACGTGTTGTTGCCGTTGATGACGGGGTTGGTGACGTTCAGGCGGCCATAGCCACCGTTGTAGTCACCGATGTGCACTTCGAACTGGTTGGCCGTGTTGACCTGCTCGGCCTCGGAGTAGAACAGGTCCAGCGTGCTGGTCCAGGCATTGGACGGCCGGAACTGCAGGGTCGCCATCACGCCGTCGCGCTTGGTTTCGCCGGTGCGGCGCAGGGCCTTGATGCCGTCGGAGTAGAACGTGCCCGCGGGCACGCCGGGACGCCAGCCGTCACCGATGGCCTGCCACGGCTCGTAAAGGCCCACCTGGTTTTCCTGGATGGGCGTGGTGGAGTGCGAGTAGCCGATCGAGAAGCCGAAGGTGCGGGCTTCGTTCTGGGTGATATAGCTGGCGTTGATGCGTTCGCCATAGGCGGAGGCATCGGCGGCCGCGCCGAGGGAGTTGCGCTGGCCACGGAAGCCGATGGCACCCACCGGCGCGTCGAAGCTCAGCGGACGCACGGTCTGCATGTCCACCGTGCCCGACAGGCCCTGGCCGACCAGGCTGGCATCGGGCGTCTTGTACACGGTCACGCCGCTCACCAGCTCCGACGGATACTGGTCGAACTCGACGCTGCGGTTGTCGCCGGTGCTGACCATCTCGCGGCCGTTCAACAGCGTGGTGGAGAAGTCGGGGGACAGGCCGCGCACGCTGATGACCTGCGCGCGACCGGCGACGCGCTGCGCCGCCAGGCCCGGCAGGCGGGCCAGCGATTCGGCGATGCTGACGTCCGGCAGCTTGCCGATGTCTTCCGCCGAGATCGCCTCGACGATGGAGGTGGAATCACGCTTGACCGAGATGGCGCTCTCGATGCCGCGGCGGATGCCGGTCACCACGACGGTGTCCAGCTCGGTGGCATCCTGCGTCTGTGCCGGTGCCGGTTCGGCCGTCTGGGCCTGCACGCCGGTCGCGGTCAGCGTCATGGCAGACGCCAGCGCCGCGCTCAGCATATTGCGCTTGAGTTGCAACATATTCCCCTCTCCAAGGACGTTGTGTGCGGTGATCCGGGTGCGTCGCAGGATGCGATCGCCCGGGTCTGCTACGCCGGGGCGATGGGCCCCGGAACGTGCGGCAATGGTAGTCGCGGCCGCAGCTGCACAAATTCCCCTGCATACGTATTCATCAGGTTTTGCAAGGCTTTGCGTAACACCCGTTCCATACGGAAACCTGCCCGATGGCGCGCGGGTACCGGGTGTGTCCGTGCGCATTCAGGGTGAAAGCAGGAACACCAGCGGCACCTCGATGCGTTCCCGCCACGCCGCCTCGTTGTGTTCGGCGCCGGTGTATCGGCGCGTGATCCAGTCCTTGCCCGCGCGGTAACCCTTCGCCTGCATCAGCGGATCGACGCGTTGCTGGTAAGGCTCATAGGACGCGTCGATCGTGGCGGTGCCGTAGTCGAAGTACCAGCGGAGCGTTCCCGCCTGCGGCAGGTGCGCGGCCAGGTAATCCACGACGATGCCCTGCCCGGCCGGCCAGTGGGTCGACACACAGCCTGCGCGGCCGAAGATGTTCGGGTGTTCCGTCACGGCATAGGCCGAGATCAGCCCACCCAGGCTGGACCCCATCACCGCCGTGTCTTCCGGTCCGGTCAACGTGCGGTAGTGCGTATCCACGAACGGCTTGAGTTCTTCCACGAGGAATCGCAGGTACGCGTCGGATGAAAGATCGACGACCGGAAACGGCGGATCGCCGATGTTCGGCGTGAACGACGCCGCGGTGATGGGCTTGCGGGGCATGTACTCCTGCAGACGCCGCGGTGTGTTCCAGACAGCCACCACGATGGCTTCGCGCACTTGGCCAGTTGAGACCAGCCGCGTCATCGCCTCGTCCACAGCCCAGTCGATGCCGGTGTAGGACGTGGCGGGGTCGAAGACGTTCTGGCCGTCGTGCATGTACAGCACCGGGTAGCGCTGGTGATCGGATGAGGCGTAGCCGGGCGGAAGCCAGACATCGACATTCCGCGCCGGTACGTGGCCCGACGGAAAATCCCCATGCCGCTCCACGTGGCCGGTAATCCCATCGCCCGTCACGCGCTGCGGCGCGTCCCGCGCGAAGGCCGACACCGCCAGCCACATCATCAGCGCAGCGATCAACCCGACGTATCTGTTATGCATGTCAACCTCATCAGTGCGTGCGTCGCACGCCGTAGGCCCATTCAAGAAATAGAGGAAACATCCGTCGCCATGCAGCCTGCTCGTGCCGGCCACCGTCCAGGTGCCAGAGAACCACGTCGGCGGATGTGGCTGTCGGATCCACGGGATCCACCTCCACCACGAATCCGCGCTGGGCCAGGCCCGGCTGCACCCGCCGGTCACCATCGCGGTAACCAAGGACGAGGTCGCGCACATCGTCCATCGCGTCGTTCACGCCGTCGGCATCGCGGTCATCGGTTTCTTCCTGGGTGCCAACCGAAAACCACCAGCGCGTGCCGCGGGGTGCCGGCGTCGATGCGACCCGCTGCTGGGCAAGACGCGATGATTGAGGGGAACCGGCATCGGCGGGCAACCAGAATGACGGCGAGAATGCGCCCACGGTGCCGAACACGTCGGGATACTGCCACCCCATGTCGAACGCCTGCAGCGCGCCCAGCGACCAGCCGAGCACGGCGCGCCCCTGCGGTTCCGCCTGCGTGCGGTAGTGCCGGTCGATGTGGGGCACGAGCCGATGCGCCAGCCACTCCGCGTAGACGTGGGCGTTGGCGCCGATCGCACCATGGCGCGACTGCCCGGGCAGGCTGCGTCCGCCGGCGCGATCCGACAGGCCATAACCCGCCATGCGATCGGGTGGCATGTCGATGCTGACCACGATCACCGGCACGATGCGGCCTTCGCGATACAGGCGCTGCAGCGTGTCGTCCAGGCCGACGGCTTCGCGATCCTGGCCGTCGTTGACGTACAGCACCGGATAGCGGCGGCGGGCGTTCGCGTCGTAACCGGGAGGCAGATGGACCACATGGTGCAATGGCGCCGGGGCGATACCGGGCGCTTCCAGCGCACCGTCGACAGTGGTCGCAGGCGCATCACCGCGTACGGATGCGCACCCGGCCAGTGCCGTGCAGACCGCCATGCAGGCCCATGCCCTACTCCACCACATAGACCACCGCCGTCCGCGCGGGAACCGTGAAACGACCGTTGCGAGATTCGAACCGCGCATCACGCCGCGGCCGTGGATCGGCGGCGTCTTCATCGCGATGGACGGGATGGAGCACGTAGGCCTTTCCTGCCTGCGATGGCAGATCCAGCGTCTGCGCCTGCGGCGAGGCATTGACCAGATAGAGGATCTCGCGGAAGGCTTCGCCTTTACCCGCGTAGCCGGCATCGCCGCCCTGCAGGTGCCCCACGACGACCAGCGGGTTCTGCGTGCGGCCGCTGTTGGGGAAACCGAGTCGCCGTTCCACTTCATCGGCATGCTGCAAGCGGAACAGCCGCGAACTTGCGCGGATGCGCAGCAGGTCGCGGAACTGGTCGCGCGCGAACGCGATGTCCGACGGTCGCGGGCGGAGGGATGCATCCGCCAGCAACGGGCGCATCAGCTCCCAGTTGGCGGCGTTGTCCTTGGCGGGCGGCAGTCCGGTGCCGAAGTAGTTGTCCTGGTAGGTCCAGTCGAGCCGGTTGAACCAGTCGCCGGAGTCGAAGCTGTTCCGGTCCAGCGACTTGGATCGCAGTGTGTCGATGCCGGCGTGGAAGTACGCCACGCCCTGGCTGAAGGCGGTCACCGCGACCGCGAGCATCTGCACCCTTGCGCGATCTTCTTGCGACGTATCGCGGGGCAGCTTGAACACGTTGATGTCGAACAGCGTCTGGTTGTCGTGGTTCTCGGCGTAGTTCACCACTTCACCGGGCTGGCTGGCGTAGCCGGCCGGCTGTCCCTTGTAGTCGATCTGCCACAACGGCTTCGTGCTGCCGTCGTGCGTCGGCAGCGGATAGTCGCGCAAGGTGCCGGCGAGGCCGACGCGCACCAGGTCCGCTGCCTTCAGGAGATCGTCGCGCGGGCGAGACGGGTCGGCGTCGCTGTTGGGCGCGTACACCAGGCCGTTGAGCCAGCCCTGTTCCTTCGCCAGCGCCGCTCCGCTGTCCGACGGTCCACCCCCACGCAACGCGTCACGGGTGCGGTCGCTGAAGGTGCCGATGCCCGACCCGTTCAACGACAGCTGCGATGCCTGCACGAAACGTGCACCGTCGGCGACTTCGCCGAAGTTCCAGCCCTCGCCGATCAGGTGCACCTCGCGTCCGGTGGACGCATCCACACGCCGCTTCAGCACCTCCATCACCGCCCGCGGCTGGTGCCCCATCAGGTCGAAGCGGAACGAGTCGATGCGGTAGTGGCGTGCCCACAGCTCCGCCGAATCGATCATCAGGCGCGCCATCATGGCGTGCTCGGTGGCGGTGTTCTCGCAGCAGGTGGAACGCTCGACGCGGCCCTCCGCATCCCGACGGTGGTAGTAGCCCGGCACGATGCGGTCCAGCACCGAGGTGGGCGCCTGGCCGGATTCGGTGGTGTGGTTGTAGACCACGTCCATGCCCACCCGCAGCCCGATGCGGTGCAAGGCCATGACCATCTGCCGGAACTCGATGATGCGACGCGCGCCATCGGCGGCATCGCTGGCATAGCTGCCTTCGGCCGCATTGAAGTGGTACGGGTCGTAGCCCCAGTTGAAGCAGTCCCGTGCGGCGACGGCCGTGACCGCCGCCTGCTGCGCTTCGCTGTCGGCAGCCGCCTGCGGGAACTCCGGCGTGATGCATCCCGCTTCAGGGATGGTGGCGATGTCGTACACCGGCAGCAGGTGCACGTCGGTCAGGCCTGCCTGCGACAGGGCGCGCAGATGGCGCATCCCCGCCGACCCGGTGTCGGTGAACGCCAGGTACTTGCCGCGGTGCGCCGCCGGTACGCTGGCGTCACCGATGGAGAAGTCGCGCACATGCAACTCGTAGATCACCA includes the following:
- a CDS encoding formylglycine-generating enzyme family protein, whose product is MLVLSSLLLCACSRDAAPTTDDSTPDGPARMPSVTVSGDDSRIEELTWQPPAVDLADEPTAATLRRADQALRDGRLFDTPGDAIPLYLAVLRQVPDEARAKAGLERSLDRLLAQGAQALAVAEDRTESLRRARQIAAVARTVSPDDEAVEAYLARVDEVEQLTRLNLASERALREGRLGENGGGALAGFREVLKWKAGQPRARQGVAAVESAMIRRAEDAALASDFDTARRWLGHAAKVREDADTVADARQRVEAIRLARIVELRDSGLRDVTTAAGLKDARGKLAEVLRIAEPGNRVAADFRQRIDLATHYGLFRPGQAFTDALYHGGRGPEMVVVPHGGFRMGAADDEPEAADAEKPAHYVRFDRGFAMSRHAVTVGEFRRFVEATQYRPRATRRGHSIVYDERSGNFVRRSGVDWRSDYAGEPASDDMPVLHVSVYDAEAYAEWLAGQTGHSYRLPSEAEYEYALRAGQQGRYPWGNAQPPRGFGNLTGGNDTSPGGRHWNNAFTGYGDGYWGPAPVGRFRANAWGLKDLGGNTSEWVADCWHASYRRAPADGAAWFNPGCRSRVVRGGSWASSPAHARAAWRSSSDSDMTNARVGFRVVRGI
- the rnd gene encoding ribonuclease D; translation: MPHWIDNPTVLDAYLQSRPARIGLDTEFVRERTYWPQLALVQIAVNDEVLLVDPLAPGMADALRPWLTDTSITKVMHSASEDLVAFKFTCGVLPTPLFDTQIAAALAGVAAGIGYQKLVERITGVTLPKGETRSDWLRRPLSESQLHYAADDVRYLFAVHDALEAQLRDTGRLQWLQDDCARFVELAAQDDLERWPHLSMRSAQFLDAGAQRRLVRLLRWRDVQARSSDKPRSWILDNELAVGLARNPPEDRAALQKVFDAQPKAPRKLADAVWTALTTPLADEDDTPLARNASDGDKAALKRLQDAVSQRSADLGLPDGVLASRRYLEALLESGDWPAALSGWRRAELEPVLAPLLNPAGLASPTPAG
- a CDS encoding TonB-dependent receptor; its protein translation is MLQLKRNMLSAALASAMTLTATGVQAQTAEPAPAQTQDATELDTVVVTGIRRGIESAISVKRDSTSIVEAISAEDIGKLPDVSIAESLARLPGLAAQRVAGRAQVISVRGLSPDFSTTLLNGREMVSTGDNRSVEFDQYPSELVSGVTVYKTPDASLVGQGLSGTVDMQTVRPLSFDAPVGAIGFRGQRNSLGAAADASAYGERINASYITQNEARTFGFSIGYSHSTTPIQENQVGLYEPWQAIGDGWRPGVPAGTFYSDGIKALRRTGETKRDGVMATLQFRPSNAWTSTLDLFYSEAEQVNTANQFEVHIGDYNGGYGRLNVTNPVINGNNTFTGGTANNVYPLVRGMYNYREDEINAFGWNNEFNVGQARIVADLSWSKTKRDEINLENNTQLLPAPQLDSVALAFRSGGFSQLNPGFDYSNPESLYLANTIYGSGYGKTPKVEDELKAFKLAATLPAPEMLGWFADFDVGVNYADRHKLKRQPEGNINLGPQGVTPIGSDLQYGLVDLNFAGVGYIPSWNVPAAVARYMTFNPVDNLSYLIPKAWDVNEEITTGFVRANIDTEWGSVPVRGNIGVQVQHVDQSSSSRYWDSTQPAGSEVQPIERGKTYTDVLPSLNLAFSLPADQTLRVGLAEQVARPRVDELRASLEFGVNTATGEPGGSGGNPELDPWRAYAFDLSYEKYFGTKAYISAAFFYKDLRTYIFTESRDGYDFTDFLVDYVPGPGEPPTQTTGRFTSPYNGEGGTLKGLELTASIPFDLFSETLAGFGVIASAGFNDSDITIPPPPGATNSVGTENIMLPGLSERVYNLTAYYERNGFEARVSQRKRSDFIGEIGNFDGDRTLRYVVGEDITDAQVSYSFADGHALGGLSILFQVSNLTDEAYQTYAGTKDRPLEYIEWGRTYLLGVNYKF
- a CDS encoding alpha/beta hydrolase-fold protein codes for the protein MHNRYVGLIAALMMWLAVSAFARDAPQRVTGDGITGHVERHGDFPSGHVPARNVDVWLPPGYASSDHQRYPVLYMHDGQNVFDPATSYTGIDWAVDEAMTRLVSTGQVREAIVVAVWNTPRRLQEYMPRKPITAASFTPNIGDPPFPVVDLSSDAYLRFLVEELKPFVDTHYRTLTGPEDTAVMGSSLGGLISAYAVTEHPNIFGRAGCVSTHWPAGQGIVVDYLAAHLPQAGTLRWYFDYGTATIDASYEPYQQRVDPLMQAKGYRAGKDWITRRYTGAEHNEAAWRERIEVPLVFLLSP
- a CDS encoding alpha/beta hydrolase-fold protein is translated as MAVCTALAGCASVRGDAPATTVDGALEAPGIAPAPLHHVVHLPPGYDANARRRYPVLYVNDGQDREAVGLDDTLQRLYREGRIVPVIVVSIDMPPDRMAGYGLSDRAGGRSLPGQSRHGAIGANAHVYAEWLAHRLVPHIDRHYRTQAEPQGRAVLGWSLGALQAFDMGWQYPDVFGTVGAFSPSFWLPADAGSPQSSRLAQQRVASTPAPRGTRWWFSVGTQEETDDRDADGVNDAMDDVRDLVLGYRDGDRRVQPGLAQRGFVVEVDPVDPTATSADVVLWHLDGGRHEQAAWRRMFPLFLEWAYGVRRTH
- a CDS encoding alpha-1,6-glucosidase domain-containing protein, whose protein sequence is MRSSAIIVVMLLAAAGLSAPASAATLADCDAEGSVVLRPSASPAVDARAAAYWFDRQSIRWPGASGDDRYRLYHSASAAVVAEPGGPVRGAEGHLDLRPRRTQLARDVVERFRFVAPGTDLQLDAGDVARVGELLRQQLVLVREDGAGRVLAATALQHAGALDDLYAAAVASPPLGPHRTGSMSALSVWAPTARAVSVCVFPDDTGAASTVQPLARDDLTGHWSWRTPQDLSGRYYRFLVDVHVPGTGLVRNRVTDPYSVSLGIDSRRSYFADLDSPALKPAGWDDVPSPQRVKAQTDMVIYELHVRDFSIGDASVPAAHRGKYLAFTDTGSAGMRHLRALSQAGLTDVHLLPVYDIATIPEAGCITPEFPQAAADSEAQQAAVTAVAARDCFNWGYDPYHFNAAEGSYASDAADGARRIIEFRQMVMALHRIGLRVGMDVVYNHTTESGQAPTSVLDRIVPGYYHRRDAEGRVERSTCCENTATEHAMMARLMIDSAELWARHYRIDSFRFDLMGHQPRAVMEVLKRRVDASTGREVHLIGEGWNFGEVADGARFVQASQLSLNGSGIGTFSDRTRDALRGGGPSDSGAALAKEQGWLNGLVYAPNSDADPSRPRDDLLKAADLVRVGLAGTLRDYPLPTHDGSTKPLWQIDYKGQPAGYASQPGEVVNYAENHDNQTLFDINVFKLPRDTSQEDRARVQMLAVAVTAFSQGVAYFHAGIDTLRSKSLDRNSFDSGDWFNRLDWTYQDNYFGTGLPPAKDNAANWELMRPLLADASLRPRPSDIAFARDQFRDLLRIRASSRLFRLQHADEVERRLGFPNSGRTQNPLVVVGHLQGGDAGYAGKGEAFREILYLVNASPQAQTLDLPSQAGKAYVLHPVHRDEDAADPRPRRDARFESRNGRFTVPARTAVVYVVE